In a single window of the Trueperaceae bacterium genome:
- a CDS encoding ABC transporter ATP-binding protein: MSAEAASRPAAGPAGAASAGREKLLELRGVDTHYGPIQVLRNVDMVIYPGEMVCLLGGNASGKSTTLKTVLGLVRPSAGEVWYRGERVDGLTTAERIARGMAVVPENRRIFPKLTVLENLDMGAYLRDDKDGIQEDLEYVFTLFPRLGERLNQLGGTMSGGEQQMLAMGRALMSRPRLILMDEPSMGLAPLFVERIFEIIKQVNERGISVFVVEQNANIALQVADRGYVLQTGEVVLQGDARDLLQNEAMKRAYLGEV; the protein is encoded by the coding sequence GTGAGCGCCGAGGCGGCGTCGCGCCCGGCGGCGGGGCCCGCCGGCGCCGCGTCGGCGGGGCGCGAGAAGCTCCTCGAGCTGAGGGGAGTCGACACCCACTACGGACCCATCCAGGTCCTGAGGAACGTCGACATGGTCATCTACCCGGGCGAGATGGTCTGCCTGCTGGGCGGCAACGCCTCGGGCAAGAGCACGACCCTGAAGACTGTCCTCGGCCTCGTCAGGCCCAGCGCCGGCGAGGTGTGGTACCGGGGCGAGCGCGTCGACGGCCTCACCACGGCCGAGCGCATCGCGCGCGGCATGGCCGTCGTGCCCGAGAACCGGCGCATCTTCCCGAAGCTGACGGTGCTCGAGAACCTCGACATGGGCGCCTACCTGCGCGACGACAAGGACGGCATCCAGGAGGACCTCGAGTACGTCTTCACCCTCTTCCCACGCCTGGGCGAGCGTCTGAACCAGCTCGGCGGCACGATGTCGGGCGGCGAGCAGCAGATGCTGGCGATGGGCCGGGCGCTGATGAGCCGGCCGCGCCTGATCCTCATGGACGAGCCGTCGATGGGCCTGGCGCCCCTGTTCGTCGAGCGCATCTTCGAGATCATCAAGCAGGTCAACGAGCGCGGCATCAGCGTCTTCGTGGTCGAGCAGAACGCGAACATCGCGCTGCAGGTCGCCGACAGGGGCTACGTGCTGCAGACGGGGGAGGTCGTCCTGCAGGGCGACGCGCGGGACCTGCTGCAGAACGAGGCCATGAAGCGCGCGTACCTCGGCGAGGTCTGA
- a CDS encoding MFS transporter, with product MTASARRTALSGLSLTFLLTFSHSANDAFTNVLPVFLPTLQDRLGLGEAVLAVAVAVISLSSNVLQPVFGGFVDRWGRRKSAALGLIVGSTLMGFVSVVGSVWSLFFVLAFGGLGSAIFHPAAASLARDTGAQRSVSMSLFAAGGSLGTALMPVVILWVVRSLGAGYVPLLSVVGVAFGLALLLFAPPQAPAATAGRPRRLIDLALVRGPVGALAAAGILRAMAFISFTSGMPLFLANVRGFAPDAPAIGLTLGIYSASASAGTILAGLLETRFGRLRLMVSCMLAALPFLLLTLALDAGGLPFYACVALAGMLTNASIPLLVLSAQDLAPNDVAAASGLLMGFTWGTAGVVYIAFGALQEAIGIGPAVALGFAFLLPAAALVTYVFKRNRAALAAAAQPSRAAD from the coding sequence GTGACCGCGTCAGCGAGGCGGACGGCGTTGTCCGGCCTGAGCCTCACCTTCCTCCTCACCTTCTCGCACTCGGCGAACGACGCGTTCACGAACGTCCTGCCCGTCTTCCTGCCCACCCTGCAGGACCGCCTCGGCCTCGGCGAGGCGGTGCTGGCCGTGGCGGTGGCCGTCATCTCGCTCTCCTCGAACGTCCTGCAGCCGGTCTTCGGCGGCTTCGTCGACAGGTGGGGCCGGCGCAAGTCGGCGGCGCTGGGGCTGATCGTCGGCTCCACGCTGATGGGCTTCGTCTCCGTCGTCGGCAGCGTGTGGTCCCTCTTCTTCGTCCTCGCGTTCGGCGGCCTGGGCTCGGCGATCTTCCACCCGGCCGCCGCGTCGCTGGCCCGCGACACGGGCGCGCAGCGCAGCGTGAGCATGAGCCTCTTCGCGGCCGGCGGGTCGCTGGGCACCGCCCTGATGCCGGTCGTGATCCTGTGGGTCGTGCGCAGCCTCGGCGCCGGCTACGTGCCGCTGCTCTCGGTGGTAGGCGTCGCCTTCGGCCTGGCGCTGCTGCTCTTCGCGCCGCCGCAGGCGCCGGCGGCGACGGCCGGGCGCCCGCGCCGTCTCATCGACCTCGCGCTGGTGCGCGGTCCGGTCGGCGCCCTGGCCGCGGCCGGCATCCTGCGGGCGATGGCGTTCATCAGCTTCACGAGCGGCATGCCCCTGTTCCTCGCCAACGTCCGCGGCTTCGCGCCCGACGCGCCGGCCATAGGCCTCACGCTCGGCATCTACAGCGCCTCCGCCTCGGCCGGTACCATCCTCGCCGGCCTGCTCGAGACCCGGTTCGGTCGCCTGCGCCTGATGGTCTCGTGCATGCTCGCGGCGCTGCCCTTCCTGCTCCTCACGCTCGCGCTCGACGCGGGAGGCCTGCCCTTCTACGCCTGCGTCGCCCTGGCCGGCATGCTGACCAACGCCAGCATCCCCCTGCTCGTCCTCAGCGCCCAGGACCTGGCCCCGAACGACGTCGCGGCCGCGTCCGGGCTGCTCATGGGCTTCACCTGGGGCACGGCCGGCGTCGTCTACATCGCGTTCGGCGCGCTGCAGGAGGCCATCGGGATCGGTCCGGCGGTGGCGCTCGGCTTCGCCTTCCTCCTGCCGGCCGCGGCGCTGGTGACGTACGTCTTCAAGCGCAACCGCGCGGCGCTCGCGGCCGCGGCCCAGCCGAGCCGGGCGGCGGACTAG
- a CDS encoding ABC transporter substrate-binding protein has protein sequence MRRFVLLSALFAALGAAAAQEPIVIGVNLELSGRMTVTGNDTLNGIRVAHMQQDEVLGRPIELSICDNASTPEGSIACANRFVDEGAVAVLGTYASSHSIPAAGVLQDAGVVMVSTGSTNPATTQVGDFIFRIPYTDQFQGRVAAQWAWNEGHGERVAIFRQQDDDYSVGLSGFFQEALEEMGGQTIVLDFTANTVDFSAQINDLRSFDPTMIYYTGFCAEAATLIPQVRQQGFDVPILGGDASDDAQCPEGGGQAFDGYTFTSFGEPEVLSGEAAERATAFGEVYREQYPDAGFTGFVLAGADAYKVVVAAIEAAGSDDPAAVRDALMQLENFPGVSGEITFVGTDGTPANRVMGLYAYAVADDGSWEKVVIRGIQLE, from the coding sequence ATGAGAAGGTTCGTTCTGTTGTCGGCTCTGTTCGCCGCGCTAGGCGCCGCGGCGGCGCAGGAGCCCATCGTCATCGGCGTCAACCTCGAGCTGTCAGGGCGCATGACCGTGACGGGCAACGACACGCTCAACGGCATCAGGGTCGCCCACATGCAGCAGGACGAGGTCCTCGGCCGCCCGATCGAGCTCTCGATCTGCGACAACGCCAGCACGCCGGAGGGCTCGATCGCCTGCGCGAACCGCTTCGTCGACGAGGGCGCCGTGGCGGTGCTCGGCACCTACGCCTCCTCCCACTCGATCCCGGCCGCGGGCGTGCTGCAGGACGCCGGCGTCGTGATGGTGTCGACCGGCTCGACGAACCCGGCCACCACGCAGGTGGGCGACTTCATCTTCCGCATCCCCTACACCGACCAGTTCCAGGGCCGCGTCGCGGCCCAGTGGGCCTGGAACGAGGGGCACGGTGAGCGCGTCGCCATCTTCAGGCAGCAGGACGACGACTACTCGGTCGGCCTCAGCGGCTTCTTCCAGGAGGCGCTCGAGGAGATGGGCGGACAGACCATCGTCCTCGACTTCACGGCCAACACCGTCGACTTCTCGGCCCAGATCAACGACCTGCGCTCGTTCGACCCGACGATGATCTACTACACCGGCTTCTGCGCCGAGGCGGCGACGCTGATCCCGCAGGTCAGGCAGCAGGGCTTCGACGTGCCGATCCTCGGCGGCGACGCCTCCGACGACGCGCAGTGCCCCGAGGGCGGCGGCCAGGCGTTCGACGGCTACACGTTCACGAGCTTCGGCGAGCCCGAGGTGCTCTCGGGCGAGGCCGCGGAGCGTGCCACGGCGTTCGGCGAGGTCTACCGCGAGCAGTACCCCGACGCCGGCTTCACCGGCTTCGTGCTGGCCGGCGCCGACGCCTACAAGGTCGTCGTCGCGGCGATCGAGGCCGCCGGCTCCGACGACCCGGCCGCCGTGCGCGACGCCCTCATGCAGCTCGAGAACTTCCCCGGCGTCTCGGGCGAGATCACCTTCGTAGGCACCGACGGCACGCCCGCGAACCGCGTGATGGGCCTCTACGCCTACGCGGTCGCCGACGACGGCAGCTGGGAGAAGGTGGTCATCAGGGGCATCCAGCTCGAGTGA
- a CDS encoding branched-chain amino acid ABC transporter permease produces MTTPAHAATPHGPSRRGAGLARRLAPWSAAAVVAALAVWRMLYLHGVNDNFNAAFFAGAVVRSLQLGSLYALIALGYTMVYGIIRLINFAHGEVFMVGAFAAYFLFSATPYPWPVAVLVAAVVAYGFLRFLGFFRVLGRPVVLAAASSCFVAVALALASVRLGWLGAMVASMFVTGVLGMAIDRVAYKPLRGAPRNSMLITAIAVSFFLQNFGLLAFSNRQTPFRPQSFFTGQLTFPVAGETVFTTWMVVLVPAVTLVLVLVLTTLVTRTRLGRAMRATSQDAETARMMGVDVDRVISSTFLLGSMLAAAAAVMWGMSFGSINQPAIFGVLPGIKAFAAAVIGGIGSLPGAVIGGVLLGFLENFLTALFPRVGSFSGITEYKDTFAFLAMILILLLRPSGIVGEDLSEKV; encoded by the coding sequence TTGACCACGCCAGCCCATGCCGCCACGCCGCACGGACCCTCCCGGCGAGGGGCCGGCCTGGCGCGCCGGCTCGCGCCGTGGTCCGCGGCCGCGGTCGTGGCCGCGCTGGCCGTGTGGCGCATGCTCTACCTGCACGGCGTCAACGACAACTTCAACGCGGCCTTCTTCGCCGGGGCCGTCGTGAGGTCGCTGCAGCTCGGCTCCCTCTACGCCCTCATCGCGCTCGGCTACACGATGGTCTACGGCATCATCCGCCTCATCAACTTCGCCCACGGCGAGGTCTTCATGGTGGGGGCGTTCGCGGCCTACTTCCTGTTCAGCGCGACCCCGTACCCGTGGCCCGTCGCGGTGCTGGTGGCGGCCGTCGTCGCCTACGGCTTCCTGCGCTTCCTCGGGTTCTTCCGCGTGCTCGGCCGCCCCGTGGTGCTGGCCGCCGCGTCCTCGTGCTTCGTCGCCGTGGCCTTGGCCCTGGCCTCGGTGCGGCTCGGCTGGCTCGGCGCGATGGTCGCGAGCATGTTCGTCACCGGCGTCCTCGGCATGGCCATCGACCGCGTCGCCTACAAGCCGCTGCGCGGGGCGCCGCGCAACTCGATGCTGATCACGGCGATCGCCGTGTCGTTCTTCCTGCAGAACTTCGGCCTGCTGGCGTTCTCGAACCGGCAGACGCCCTTCCGGCCGCAGTCGTTCTTCACCGGCCAGCTCACGTTCCCGGTGGCCGGCGAGACGGTGTTCACGACCTGGATGGTCGTGCTCGTCCCCGCCGTCACGCTGGTCCTGGTCCTGGTGCTCACGACGCTGGTCACGCGCACGCGCCTGGGACGGGCGATGCGCGCCACCTCGCAGGACGCCGAGACCGCGCGCATGATGGGCGTCGACGTCGACAGGGTCATCTCCTCCACGTTCCTGCTCGGCTCGATGCTCGCCGCCGCGGCCGCCGTGATGTGGGGCATGAGCTTCGGCAGCATCAACCAGCCGGCGATCTTCGGGGTGCTGCCGGGCATCAAGGCGTTCGCCGCCGCGGTCATCGGCGGCATCGGCAGCCTGCCCGGCGCCGTGATCGGCGGGGTGCTGCTGGGCTTCCTCGAGAACTTCCTCACCGCGCTGTTCCCGCGCGTCGGCTCGTTCAGCGGCATCACCGAGTACAAGGACACGTTCGCGTTCCTGGCGATGATCCTGATCCTGCTGCTCAGGCCCTCGGGCATCGTCGGCGAGGACCTCTCGGAGAAGGTGTGA
- a CDS encoding ABC transporter permease — MLPFVGRRALTAIPTLFIVTLMVFAIQRSLPGDPALILAGEQQDPEVIAFIRQKYRLDDPLPVQYVAWLAQLARGDLGLSLRTNERVLGLIGSKLPVTIELAVLSMLVAVAIALPIGVLAAVRRGTAVDYGGTVFALTGISVPNFWLGIMLILLVSVQLGWLPASGYVPLSEGVWENLKRMIMPAFVLGTGLAGVLMRQMRSSMLGVLRQDFVRTARAKGLRGAAVVVRHAARNALIPVVTILGLQLGALLSGAVLTEQVFTIPGFGKLIVDAVFNRDYAVVQGVVLITATGYILINLVVDVAYAVLDPRIGAR, encoded by the coding sequence GTGCTGCCCTTCGTCGGTCGGCGAGCGCTGACGGCGATACCGACGCTGTTCATCGTGACGCTGATGGTGTTCGCCATCCAGCGCTCGCTGCCCGGCGACCCGGCGCTGATCCTCGCGGGCGAGCAGCAGGACCCGGAGGTCATCGCCTTCATCAGGCAGAAGTACCGGCTCGACGACCCGCTGCCGGTCCAGTACGTGGCCTGGCTGGCGCAGCTCGCGCGCGGCGACCTCGGCCTGTCGCTGCGCACGAACGAGCGCGTGCTGGGGCTGATCGGTTCGAAGCTGCCGGTCACCATCGAGCTGGCCGTCCTCTCTATGCTCGTGGCCGTGGCGATAGCGCTGCCCATCGGCGTGCTCGCCGCCGTCAGGCGCGGCACCGCCGTCGACTACGGCGGCACCGTGTTCGCGCTGACCGGCATCTCGGTGCCGAACTTCTGGCTCGGCATCATGCTGATCCTCCTGGTCTCCGTGCAGCTCGGCTGGCTGCCCGCTTCCGGCTACGTGCCGCTCTCCGAGGGCGTCTGGGAGAACCTCAAGCGGATGATCATGCCGGCGTTCGTGCTCGGCACGGGCCTGGCCGGGGTCCTCATGCGCCAGATGCGCTCCTCGATGCTCGGCGTGCTGAGGCAGGACTTCGTGCGCACCGCGCGCGCCAAGGGCCTGCGGGGCGCCGCCGTCGTCGTCCGCCACGCCGCGCGCAACGCGCTCATCCCCGTCGTGACGATCCTCGGCCTGCAGCTGGGCGCGCTGCTGTCCGGCGCCGTCCTCACCGAGCAGGTCTTCACGATCCCCGGCTTCGGCAAGCTCATCGTGGACGCCGTGTTCAACCGCGACTACGCCGTGGTGCAGGGCGTCGTGCTCATCACGGCCACCGGCTACATCCTCATCAACCTGGTCGTCGACGTGGCCTACGCGGTGCTCGACCCGCGGATCGGCGCGCGGTGA
- a CDS encoding alpha-glucosidase: MTVGRLGSGVARLATLAYRSAFTPPPARAGRLVLEGDARPGAWRVGVFDVVLRPDGLVVRHPRSPGGVAMSSARPGGFAAAVSGEVRFAGVAGHLGVEERVVRRLADQTVASVVHAGGELRLEGRFLHRDAAGGPPYAATFRAVDGETLELELRLGRAGEPADLRGGTAGPRYHAPRLWAELLWERQAGSSVFGGGVQFSRVDLAGRRLPVLTAEQGVGRGAQPLTLLAELYAGAGGRWWSTYAPVPVLLGSDLRGLYLVDTYPMQLDLRHETTASVRVYAPSLTARIVAGSSPGELLEAYTRHAGRMEPLPDWADKGAFVGLQGGSEKVRRVVTDLERHGAPLAGVWLQDWVGNRSVGFGQRLWWDWQLNPDRYPDWGDLTAWLRERGLAALVYVNPFLADMSRRPGGRPDLFSVAKAQGRFVKTRSGEAYMTDQGDFEAGLVDLSDDGAVEWYLETLAERLAETGAGGWMADFGEGLPFDAVLANGTAHEWHNRYPEAWAAFNRRLRERLAERLGRSPGDLVTFFRSGYTRSPRDAGLFWLGDQTVTWDEHDGLRSALTGLLSSGFAGYSLQHGDVGGYTSTVAPLPRRVRTRELLARWGELMAFTSFLRSHEGNRPQLNVQVYTDELTLAGFARAARTFVAWRGLRRELMEEASSRGLPVVRHPWLAYPEDPATRRLHGQFFLGRGVLVAPVTHPGRASVSAYLPAGSGLWTDPYTGVTHDAGDGGTVELSAPLGRPGVLVSEALAGGRALSEALRAAAEPG, encoded by the coding sequence ATGACCGTCGGGAGGCTCGGCTCCGGCGTCGCCAGGCTGGCGACGCTGGCGTACCGCTCCGCGTTCACGCCCCCGCCCGCCCGGGCGGGGAGGTTGGTCCTCGAGGGCGACGCCCGTCCGGGCGCCTGGCGCGTGGGCGTCTTCGATGTCGTGCTGCGGCCCGACGGGCTGGTCGTGAGGCACCCCCGCAGCCCCGGCGGCGTCGCCATGTCGTCGGCGCGCCCGGGGGGCTTCGCCGCCGCCGTGAGCGGCGAGGTGCGCTTCGCGGGCGTGGCCGGTCACCTCGGCGTGGAGGAGCGTGTGGTGCGGCGCCTCGCGGACCAGACGGTCGCCTCGGTGGTCCACGCGGGCGGCGAGCTGAGGCTCGAGGGCCGTTTCCTGCACAGGGACGCCGCGGGCGGCCCGCCCTACGCGGCCACGTTCCGCGCCGTGGACGGCGAGACCCTGGAGCTGGAGCTGCGCCTCGGCCGGGCGGGGGAGCCCGCGGACCTCCGCGGCGGCACCGCGGGTCCCAGGTATCACGCGCCTCGCCTGTGGGCCGAGCTGCTGTGGGAGCGCCAGGCCGGCAGCAGCGTGTTCGGCGGCGGCGTGCAGTTCAGCCGCGTCGACCTCGCCGGCCGGCGCCTGCCGGTCCTGACCGCCGAGCAGGGCGTGGGCAGGGGCGCCCAGCCCCTCACGCTCCTCGCCGAGCTCTACGCCGGGGCGGGCGGCCGGTGGTGGAGCACCTACGCCCCGGTGCCGGTCCTCCTCGGCAGCGACCTGCGCGGCCTCTACCTCGTCGACACCTACCCCATGCAGCTGGACCTCAGGCACGAGACCACGGCGAGCGTCCGGGTCTACGCCCCGTCGCTGACGGCGCGGATCGTGGCCGGCTCGAGCCCCGGCGAGCTCCTGGAGGCCTACACGCGCCACGCCGGCCGCATGGAGCCGCTGCCGGACTGGGCCGACAAGGGAGCTTTCGTGGGCCTGCAGGGCGGCAGCGAGAAGGTGCGTCGCGTCGTCACGGACCTCGAGCGCCACGGCGCGCCGCTGGCCGGGGTGTGGCTGCAGGACTGGGTGGGGAACAGGTCCGTCGGCTTCGGTCAGCGCCTGTGGTGGGACTGGCAGCTGAACCCGGACCGCTACCCCGACTGGGGCGACCTGACGGCCTGGCTCCGCGAGCGCGGACTGGCGGCTCTCGTCTACGTGAACCCCTTCCTCGCCGACATGTCGCGGCGCCCCGGCGGACGGCCCGACCTGTTCTCCGTCGCCAAGGCGCAGGGCCGCTTCGTGAAGACGCGCTCCGGCGAGGCCTACATGACGGACCAGGGCGACTTCGAGGCGGGCCTCGTCGACCTCAGCGACGACGGCGCCGTGGAGTGGTACCTGGAGACGCTGGCGGAGAGGCTGGCCGAGACGGGCGCCGGCGGGTGGATGGCCGACTTCGGCGAGGGCCTGCCGTTCGACGCCGTGCTGGCGAACGGCACGGCGCACGAGTGGCACAACCGCTACCCGGAGGCGTGGGCGGCGTTCAACCGGCGGCTGCGCGAGCGCCTGGCCGAGCGTCTGGGCCGCTCGCCCGGCGACCTCGTGACGTTCTTCCGCTCCGGCTACACCCGCAGCCCGCGCGACGCCGGCCTCTTCTGGCTGGGCGACCAGACCGTCACGTGGGACGAGCACGACGGCCTGCGCAGCGCGCTCACGGGCCTGCTCTCCTCGGGCTTCGCCGGCTACAGCCTGCAGCACGGCGACGTCGGCGGCTACACGTCCACCGTCGCCCCGCTGCCCAGGCGCGTGAGGACGCGCGAGCTGCTGGCCCGCTGGGGCGAGCTGATGGCGTTCACGTCGTTCCTGCGCAGCCACGAGGGCAACAGGCCCCAGCTCAACGTGCAGGTGTACACGGACGAGCTGACCCTGGCGGGCTTCGCGCGCGCGGCGCGCACCTTCGTGGCCTGGCGCGGCCTGCGGCGCGAGCTGATGGAGGAGGCGAGCTCCCGGGGTCTGCCCGTCGTGCGGCACCCCTGGCTGGCCTACCCCGAGGACCCGGCGACGCGGCGGCTGCACGGCCAGTTCTTCCTCGGCCGCGGCGTGCTCGTGGCGCCGGTGACGCACCCGGGCCGCGCGTCCGTGAGCGCGTACCTGCCGGCCGGCTCGGGTCTGTGGACCGACCCGTACACGGGCGTCACGCACGACGCCGGCGACGGCGGGACGGTGGAGCTGAGCGCGCCCCTCGGGCGGCCCGGCGTGCTCGTCAGCGAGGCGCTCGCGGGAGGTCGCGCGCTGTCCGAGGCGCTGAGGGCGGCGGCGGAGCCGGGCTAG
- a CDS encoding ABC transporter ATP-binding protein yields the protein MLEIESVNKAFGGLQAISQLSLRVEQGEIVSVIGPNGAGKTTLFNLVTGVYRPDSGRIVFEGRRIDGLRPNQIVDLGIARTFQNLRLFNNLTVLQNVLIAQHHRLRTTWLASVLRTPGYVRQERRMHEVAMEKLAFFGPRLMTFRLEQPVEVLSYANRRRTEMARAMATGARLLLLDEPSAGMNPRETAEITEIIRRMRDEGGYTIMLVEHKMNLVKDISDRVVVLDYGRKIAEGSYDEVVNEPAVIEAYLGKRATREGVPAGLGLEP from the coding sequence GTGCTCGAGATCGAGTCGGTGAACAAGGCCTTCGGCGGCCTCCAGGCGATCTCGCAGCTCTCGCTGCGCGTCGAGCAGGGCGAGATCGTCAGCGTGATCGGCCCCAACGGGGCCGGCAAGACCACGCTGTTCAACCTCGTCACCGGCGTCTACCGGCCCGACTCGGGGCGCATCGTCTTCGAGGGCCGGAGGATCGACGGCCTGCGCCCCAACCAGATCGTGGACCTCGGCATCGCCCGCACGTTCCAGAACCTCAGGCTCTTCAACAACCTCACGGTGCTGCAGAACGTGCTCATCGCCCAGCACCACCGCCTGCGGACCACCTGGCTGGCCAGCGTGCTGCGCACCCCGGGCTACGTGCGCCAGGAGCGGCGCATGCACGAGGTCGCCATGGAGAAGCTGGCCTTCTTCGGCCCGCGCCTGATGACGTTCCGGCTCGAGCAGCCCGTCGAGGTGCTCTCGTACGCGAACCGCCGCCGCACCGAGATGGCCCGCGCGATGGCCACGGGCGCCCGCCTGCTGCTGCTCGACGAGCCCAGCGCCGGCATGAACCCGCGCGAGACGGCCGAGATCACCGAGATCATCAGGCGCATGCGCGACGAGGGCGGCTACACGATCATGCTCGTCGAGCACAAGATGAACCTGGTCAAGGACATCTCCGACCGCGTCGTCGTCCTCGACTACGGACGCAAGATCGCCGAGGGCTCGTACGACGAGGTCGTGAACGAGCCCGCCGTCATCGAGGCCTACCTCGGCAAGCGCGCCACCCGCGAGGGCGTGCCCGCCGGGCTGGGGCTGGAGCCGTGA
- a CDS encoding ABC transporter permease, with translation MTVEALPAAKAGAQEAAARGTLGRPLRRLLRRPPAIIGAVVIVAFVAVAVLAPWLAPYDPSRPDFLAVRQPPSAEYPLGTDEIGRDVLSRTLFGARASLVAGVISVAIAVGIGVPLGLLSGYYRGALDELIMRVTDAVLSFPFLILAIALAAALGPSLTNAMIAIGIATTPTFVRLTRAQVLSVAAEEYVQAARALGASDARIIARHVFPNSFAPLLVQSTLTIAQAVIAESALSFLGLGVQPPTPSWGGMLNTAKNFLVQAPWMAVFPGLSIFLTVLAFNLFGDGLRDALDPRDE, from the coding sequence GTGACCGTCGAGGCCCTCCCGGCCGCGAAGGCCGGCGCCCAGGAGGCCGCGGCGCGCGGAACGCTGGGACGCCCGCTGCGGCGCCTGCTGCGCCGTCCCCCCGCCATCATCGGCGCCGTGGTCATCGTCGCGTTCGTGGCCGTGGCCGTCCTGGCGCCGTGGCTGGCCCCCTACGACCCGTCGCGCCCCGACTTCCTCGCCGTGCGCCAGCCGCCTTCGGCGGAGTACCCGCTCGGGACCGACGAGATCGGCCGCGACGTGCTCTCGCGCACGCTCTTCGGCGCCCGCGCCAGCCTCGTGGCCGGCGTGATCTCGGTGGCGATCGCCGTGGGCATCGGCGTGCCGCTCGGCCTGCTCTCCGGCTACTACCGCGGCGCCCTGGACGAGCTCATCATGCGCGTGACCGACGCCGTGCTGTCGTTCCCCTTCCTGATCCTCGCCATCGCACTGGCCGCCGCGCTCGGCCCCAGCCTGACGAACGCCATGATCGCCATCGGCATCGCCACCACGCCGACGTTCGTGCGGCTGACGCGCGCCCAGGTGCTCTCGGTGGCGGCCGAGGAGTACGTGCAGGCCGCGCGGGCTCTGGGCGCCTCCGACGCGCGCATCATCGCCAGGCACGTCTTCCCGAACAGCTTCGCGCCGCTGCTCGTGCAGTCCACGCTCACGATCGCTCAGGCCGTGATCGCCGAGTCGGCCCTGTCGTTCCTGGGCCTGGGCGTCCAGCCGCCCACGCCCTCCTGGGGCGGCATGCTCAACACGGCCAAGAACTTCCTCGTCCAGGCGCCGTGGATGGCGGTGTTCCCGGGCCTGTCGATCTTCCTGACCGTGCTGGCCTTCAACCTCTTCGGCGACGGCCTGCGCGACGCCCTCGACCCGCGAGACGAGTGA
- a CDS encoding branched-chain amino acid ABC transporter permease, translated as MTERPRPSGQRGVTLRRLLNIASAAALLVALYLVSTQGSVKLGQVFALFAVWGIATVSLNLINGVTGILSLGHHGFMLIGGYVTGLLMLPEAARENLRFSARNSLSDFAIGLSVERWMSALGLDALATPETIGVRFVIALLLGGLLAAVFGLVVGFPSLRLRGDYLAVVTFAFGEVIRLLASTPLLASYTNGALGFAGVPSGFGKSVWWTFGALAITVFVFARLKKGSYGRALQGIREDEIAAEAMGVNVAYHKVLAFVISAFFAGVAGGLWVSWVGTARLDLFLFSLTFYFLVAISVGGTGSITGALIGTALVVWVRQYGDPLEQAYPLATWAGAAGAVLVVAALLGYLYRRNRRMRPALHPLAVGAAAVGLVVAALSLFGVLDEALARRWQGFGMRAIALSVLLVVIMVFKPAGIMGRREFEWTWLLRDARDVPTEEERRQDAWLEAGAGATAPRPRGAEE; from the coding sequence GTGACAGAGCGCCCCCGCCCCTCCGGCCAGCGCGGCGTCACGCTCAGGCGCCTGCTCAACATCGCGTCAGCGGCGGCGCTGCTCGTCGCGCTCTACCTCGTGAGCACGCAGGGCAGCGTGAAGCTGGGCCAGGTGTTCGCCCTGTTCGCGGTCTGGGGCATCGCCACCGTGAGCCTGAACCTCATCAACGGCGTCACGGGCATCCTCTCCCTCGGCCACCACGGCTTCATGCTGATAGGCGGCTACGTCACCGGCCTGCTGATGCTCCCCGAGGCCGCGCGCGAGAACCTCCGGTTCTCGGCGCGCAACTCGCTCTCGGACTTCGCCATAGGCCTGTCCGTCGAGCGCTGGATGTCCGCCCTCGGCCTCGACGCCCTGGCCACGCCCGAGACGATCGGCGTGCGCTTCGTGATCGCCCTGCTGCTCGGCGGCCTGCTGGCGGCCGTGTTCGGCCTCGTCGTCGGCTTCCCGTCGCTGCGCCTGCGCGGCGACTACCTCGCCGTCGTCACGTTCGCGTTCGGCGAGGTGATAAGGCTGCTGGCCTCGACGCCGCTGCTCGCCTCCTACACGAACGGCGCCCTGGGTTTCGCCGGCGTGCCCAGCGGCTTCGGCAAGAGCGTGTGGTGGACGTTCGGGGCGCTGGCGATAACCGTGTTCGTGTTCGCGCGGCTGAAGAAGGGCTCGTACGGACGGGCCCTGCAGGGCATACGCGAGGACGAGATCGCGGCCGAGGCCATGGGCGTGAACGTCGCCTACCACAAGGTGCTGGCGTTCGTGATCTCGGCGTTCTTCGCCGGCGTGGCGGGCGGCCTGTGGGTGAGCTGGGTCGGCACGGCGCGGCTCGACCTCTTCCTCTTCTCCCTGACCTTCTACTTCCTCGTCGCGATCTCGGTGGGCGGCACGGGCTCGATCACCGGCGCGCTCATCGGCACCGCGCTGGTCGTGTGGGTGCGGCAGTACGGGGACCCCCTCGAGCAGGCCTACCCGCTGGCGACCTGGGCCGGGGCCGCCGGGGCCGTGCTGGTCGTGGCGGCTCTCCTCGGCTACCTCTACCGGCGCAACAGGCGCATGCGCCCCGCCCTCCACCCACTCGCCGTGGGCGCGGCGGCGGTGGGGCTCGTCGTCGCGGCCCTCAGCCTGTTCGGGGTCCTCGACGAGGCCCTGGCGCGCCGTTGGCAGGGCTTCGGCATGAGGGCCATCGCCCTCTCGGTCCTGCTCGTCGTGATCATGGTGTTCAAGCCCGCCGGCATCATGGGCCGGCGCGAGTTCGAGTGGACGTGGCTGCTGCGCGACGCGCGCGACGTGCCCACCGAGGAGGAGCGCCGTCAGGACGCCTGGCTCGAGGCCGGCGCCGGCGCGACGGCTCCCCGACCGCGCGGGGCGGAGGAGTAG